From Pusillibacter faecalis, one genomic window encodes:
- a CDS encoding alpha/beta fold hydrolase codes for MALNFALDFPQKVKTLVLIGTPYKVPKVAFSFQNIIFRFLPKSIFETMAFDKKNTFALGDTMKNLDFSDRVKNIKCPTLILCGKKDSANMKSADYLSQSIRSAELKIIENTGHVVNEENPKALADILNEYYLKNS; via the coding sequence TTGGCTCTGAATTTTGCTTTGGATTTCCCGCAAAAAGTGAAAACATTAGTTTTAATCGGAACGCCATATAAAGTCCCGAAAGTAGCATTTAGTTTTCAAAATATAATTTTCAGATTTTTACCAAAATCTATTTTTGAAACTATGGCATTTGATAAAAAGAACACATTTGCTTTAGGGGACACTATGAAGAATTTAGATTTCAGTGATAGGGTGAAAAATATTAAGTGCCCCACTTTAATTCTTTGCGGAAAGAAAGACAGTGCAAATATGAAATCAGCGGATTACTTATCACAAAGTATTAGAAGCGCAGAATTGAAAATTATTGAGAATACAGGCCATGTTGTCAATGAAGAAAATCCAAAAGCCTTAGCAGATATATTGAATGAATACTATTTGAAAAATTCTTAA